Part of the Microbulbifer salipaludis genome is shown below.
AGCCCATGGCATCAAAAACGGTCTCCAGAATGCCTTTCTCCGGGGCGGTGAATTCCACGAATTCAAAGCCGTCCAGGCCCATCGGGTTCTCAAATAAATCAGCCATGTGATCCTCCTTATATAGGATTCGTTATCGCGACCAGCAGCGCGGCTCGTGGCCGCCGGGTCGAGTGGTTTCAGGTGCAACGAATTTAGTTACGTGTGTAACCATTGTCAAGGGGCTGGATAGGCGCCGTCATGACTGATAGATCCAGTAGCGCGCGGCGGCGAAAGATTTTGTGACCAGAGTGAACCCATCGGTCCAACACAAGAGGGCGTGTGCGTATATTGCGAAATGTCGAAGACAGGACAGGGAAGCGAACTAGGCAGGCGCTGGGACAGCGCCGATTCTGGCGGGACGGGCTACTGCCGGGCACCTGGGCGCCCGGCAGTCACAAACCAAAAGGAATTAAAGCTCCGGCTCGGTCACCTTACTCAGGTCGTCAATGCCCGCCTCTTTCAACAGCGAGTCTACCAGTGGCGCCATCGCGCGGTGCTTGAGTGCACTGCCTACCAGCGCCTCCGGCAAACTCTGGCTCTGCGCCGAACCTTCTCCGTCGGCAATTCCGCCGCTAGCCCGACCACCGAGGCCATTTAGCCCTTCCACAGAAATGATCTTCATGCCGTCAATCTTTTCCAGCGGGCGCACACTCTCGCGCACAATATGCGGCAGATTTTCATGCAGGCTGAGCACACGCTTCAGCGCTATCTGCGCATCACTCAGGCTGTTCATCGCCTCATTCATCAGACGCTGACCTTCCGCGTCTACGGCATACTTTTCGCGGTCCGCCTCGACCTTGATACGTACCGCTTCCGCTTCTGCGGCGGCCTGCAGGCGCAGCGCCTCGGCCTTGTCTTCTGCCGCGGCCTTTTCTGCCTCAGCGGCGACTTTGATAGAGGTCGCCTGACGTTCAGCCTCTTTCTGCGCCTCGATGATTTCAATACGCTTTTCGCGCTCCGCTGCTTCCACGTCCTTCGCTGTCAGAACCTGCTCTTCCGCCTTCACGGCTTCCGCGCGAGCGACGTTGGCCTGCTGATCCGCGAGCGACTGCTCCTTGGACTTTTCCGCAACCGCGATAGCGCGCTCCTGCTCTGCAATTTCAACGGATTTCGTCTTCGAGATACGCTGCTCTTCCAGCACCCGCTCCCGCTCGATCTCCTGCTCTTGCAGGCGCTTTTCCTTTTCAATTTCCAACAGACGAGTCGCCTGTTCGGCGGCAATTCGGGACTGATCTACCTCGCGCTGTGCCTCAATTTCAGCCTGGCGTGCTGCTCGCTCCTGTGCAGCGGTCTCTTTGGCCATATCGGCTTTCTGTGCTGCTTCACGATTTTCCAGTTCGCGCTGCTGCTCCAGGTGTGCATAGCGCTTCTCTTTTTCAATTTCCAGGCGCTGGCGCTCAGCTTCCAGATTTTTTGTTTCTATCTGGACCCGCGTCTCCTGCTCAACATCATTCACTTCCTTACGACGGGCCTCGATGGAGCGAGTCATACTCGCCAGACCTTCCGCATCGAATACGTTATCCTGGTTGAAAAACTCCTTGCCGGTCTGATCCAGGCCGGTCAATGAAACGGACTCCAGCTCCAGGCCATTCTTCAGCAGATCTTCGGATACCACCTGCTGTACTTTCTGCACAAACTGGCTGCGCTGTTCATGCAGCTCCGCCATTTCCATTTCCGCAGCGACGGAACGCAGGGCGTCAACGAATTTGCCCTCGATCAT
Proteins encoded:
- a CDS encoding flotillin domain-containing protein yields the protein MIHNLSNIAIMAGAVLIGLIVIGTIFARLYTRASKERSFVRTGMGGQKVIMNGGALVLPVLHEIIPVNMNTLRLAVSRKEHQALITKDRMRVDVLAEFYLRVKPDTDAIANAAQTLGVRTLDPEALKEMIEGKFVDALRSVAAEMEMAELHEQRSQFVQKVQQVVSEDLLKNGLELESVSLTGLDQTGKEFFNQDNVFDAEGLASMTRSIEARRKEVNDVEQETRVQIETKNLEAERQRLEIEKEKRYAHLEQQRELENREAAQKADMAKETAAQERAARQAEIEAQREVDQSRIAAEQATRLLEIEKEKRLQEQEIERERVLEEQRISKTKSVEIAEQERAIAVAEKSKEQSLADQQANVARAEAVKAEEQVLTAKDVEAAEREKRIEIIEAQKEAERQATSIKVAAEAEKAAAEDKAEALRLQAAAEAEAVRIKVEADREKYAVDAEGQRLMNEAMNSLSDAQIALKRVLSLHENLPHIVRESVRPLEKIDGMKIISVEGLNGLGGRASGGIADGEGSAQSQSLPEALVGSALKHRAMAPLVDSLLKEAGIDDLSKVTEPEL